In Procambarus clarkii isolate CNS0578487 chromosome 25, FALCON_Pclarkii_2.0, whole genome shotgun sequence, the following proteins share a genomic window:
- the LOC138368462 gene encoding putative uncharacterized protein DDB_G0277255, translated as MRPQQGIRTFLTQDEAEKVQSSTTTSAQCLQQHYNISTVPTAALQHQHSAHSSTTTSAQCLQQHYNISTAPTAALQHQHSAYSSTTTSAQCLQQHYNISTVPTAALQHQHSAYSSTTTSAQCLQQHYNISTAPTAALQHQHSAHSSTTTSAQRPQQHYNISTAPTAALQHQHSAYSSTTTSAHSSGNSSSIKSSSNRSSSIRSSGNSSSSSNRSINNSRSSNSNSGNSGSSNSSSGNNSSSSSTNSASSSGNNSSSSNSNSSSVNSSSNSSSNNSCRSS; from the exons aTGCGGCCCCAGCAAGGAATCCGTACCTTTTTAActcaagacgaagctgaaaaggttcagag CAGCACTACAACATCAGCACAGTGCCTACAGCAGCACTACAACATCAGCACAGTGCCTACAGCAGCACTACAACATCAGCACAGCGCCCACAGCAGCACTACAACATCAGCACAGTGCCTACAGCAGCACTACAACATCAGCACAGCGCCCACAGCAGCACTACAACATCAGCACAGCGCCTACAGCAGCACTACAACATCAGCACAGTGCCTACAGCAGCACTACAACATCAGCACAGTGCCTACAGCAGCACTACAACATCAGCACAGTGCCTACAGCAGCACTACAACATCAGCACAGTGCCTACAGCAGCACTACAACATCAGCACAGCGCCCACAGCAGCACTACAACATCAGCACAGCGCCCACAGCAGCACTACAACATCAGCACAGCGCCCACAGCAGCACTACAACATCAGCACAGCGCCCACAGCAGCACTACAACATCAGCACAGCGCCTACAGCAGCACTACAACATCAGCACA TAGTagtggtaatagtagtagtaTTAAAAGTAGTAGTAATAGAAGTAGTAGTATTAGAAGTAGTGGtaatagcagcagtagtagtaatagAAGTATTAATAATAGccgtagtagtaatagtaatagtgGTAATAgcggtagtagtaatagtagtagcggtaataacagtagtagtagcagtactaATAGTGCTAGTAGTAGTGGTAataacagcagcagtagtaatagtaatagtagtagtgttAATAGCAGTagcaatagtagtagtaataatagctGTAGAAGTAGTTGA